GTGGGTGCGGGCCAGGAACGAACGGGCGCGGGAGAGCCCCGGGTCGGCGCGGTGCACCAGCCAGACGGCGAGTGCGTGGACCGGCGGCTGGACGATGCCGGAGGTGTGGATGGCACCGGGTGCCCCGGCAGTGCGCCCGGCCGTGGTGGAGCGCCAGAAGTCGGGGCTGGGGAAGTAGGCGTCCAGGGGGACGGCAGGATTGAACACGATGTGCGGGACGCGGCCGTCGCCCCACTGGGCGGAGAGCAGCGTCTCCAGCTCCAACTGCGCCCGTAAGGGGGACAGATGACGCAGGCCGATCGCGATGAAAGCGGAGTCCCAGGACCATTGGTGGGGATAGAGCTGCCGGGAGGGGACCGTCGACGTGCCCGTCCAGTTGGCCCACAGCACCTCGGCGGCGCGCTCGCGCAGGGACGTCGTGGCTCGGCGGGTGGTGAGCTGGGCTGTGCGGCCCACGTTCGTGCGGTCCACGCGGTTCTCCCCGAGGGGCTCGACGCCCTGTCAGTTTCGTGTTGGCCACCTTAGAGTTACGTCTACTCAACACGCAAAACCCAATATGTAACGCGGAGTTGACGAGCACAAGGGGAGAGCGGATGCCGGACCGAGCGGAGTACGAGGGGCAGGCGGCGGGTGGACGCGCGGCCGGCCGGCATGCGGGGGCCGGGGACCTGCTCCACCTGGTGCGCAGCGGACGGGCCACCACGCGCGGCGCCCTGCAGCAGGCCACCGGGCTCTCCCGGGCCACGGTCGGTCAGCGTCTCGACCGGCTCTTCCGCGCGGGCTGGCTGCGGGAGGGCGCGGGCGGCCCCCCTGACAAGGCGGGCTCGTCGCTCGGCGGGCGCCCCGCCGTCCGTCTGGAGTTCGACGACGCCCACGCGGTGGTTCTCGCCGCCGACCTGGAGACCCGGCACGTCCGCACCGCCCTGCTCGGCCTCACCGGCGAGATCGTCGCCGAGCAGGCGGGCCCCCTGGCGATCGATGACGGCCCGGACGCGGTCCTCGGCGAGCTGGGCATCCGCTTCGCCGAGCTGCTGCGCAAGGCCGACCGCTCCCCGGCCTCGGTCTGCGGCATCGGACTCGCGGTGCCGGGGCCCGTGGACAGCGAGACGGGCCGCGTCGTCCAGCCGCCGATCATGCCGGGCTGGGACGGCTACGACATAAGAGGCCGCCTGCGCCGCGCCTTCACCGAGCAGACGGGCGGCCCCGCCGACCTCCCGGTCCTCGTCGACAACGACGCGAACCTCATGGCGTACGGCGAACAGCGCGCCTCGTACGCGGAGTGCTCGGCCTTCGCCCTGGTCAAGGTCTCCACCGGCATCGGCGCGGGCGTCGTCGTGGACGGCGCGGTCTACCGGGGCATCGACGGGGGAGCCGGGGACATCGGGCACATCAGGGTGCCGGGGGGCCAAGGGAGCTCGACGGGCACGGCAGGCACGGCGGGCTCAGGAGGGACGGACGGCCCCGGAAGCGCGGCCGCCGCCCTGTGCAAGTGCGGTTCGTACGGCTGTCTGGCCGCGGTGGCCAGCGGCCGTGCGGTGGCCCGCCGGCTGAGGGAGGCGGGTGTCCCCGCGGCGTCGGGGGCTGATGTGCGGGAGCTCCTGGAGGCGGGGAATCCGGTGGCGGTCGGCTTCGCGCGCGAGGCGGGGCGGCAGGTCGGCGAGGTGCTCGCCACCGTCGTCAC
This Streptomyces sp. NBC_01283 DNA region includes the following protein-coding sequences:
- a CDS encoding ROK family protein yields the protein MPDRAEYEGQAAGGRAAGRHAGAGDLLHLVRSGRATTRGALQQATGLSRATVGQRLDRLFRAGWLREGAGGPPDKAGSSLGGRPAVRLEFDDAHAVVLAADLETRHVRTALLGLTGEIVAEQAGPLAIDDGPDAVLGELGIRFAELLRKADRSPASVCGIGLAVPGPVDSETGRVVQPPIMPGWDGYDIRGRLRRAFTEQTGGPADLPVLVDNDANLMAYGEQRASYAECSAFALVKVSTGIGAGVVVDGAVYRGIDGGAGDIGHIRVPGGQGSSTGTAGTAGSGGTDGPGSAAAALCKCGSYGCLAAVASGRAVARRLREAGVPAASGADVRELLEAGNPVAVGFAREAGRQVGEVLATVVTLLNPGVLMIAGDLAGTPFLTGVRELLYQRALPRSTAHLEVVTSRLGDRAALIGAGTLVVEHLYAPRRAEERLAALGV